A region of Moorena producens PAL-8-15-08-1 DNA encodes the following proteins:
- a CDS encoding SWIM zinc finger family protein, whose translation MEFNYAYKNSTAISDRGSSTQMSFSPDTKRPPTYFIGELGKNVAFREAISALHDVVVSDLRFKPKDRTEYKQWRANQDQQDWQIIAAQRQDLANKIQPLQAELTQLNQNRYQRLSTFYKARQQYYNYLYQKDHDAWFVLDPVITVHPDEVFFECFSQDESSYGRLGASYEVFKTISEFACGTTNIDYSAALYNEFQKIRSYKTTQFEIDPSGFEVKTTHEAAFKEVKIDLPDSWVRGFLQVSSAMALPATTFDLQPMDIHNICFVLRRHKEKTGPRGMRYHLKPGEPVRIVFEPWNIEIVCSRSPYQGSSEQVIRVWGRRRLHILERLIPIANKFTIHLLGTGMPSFYVADLGDMSFTLGLSGWTANDWSQAGNFDLMAPRADVDQWTQQLIFDALRENWVESPHSLAQRLDLSPTAVLGALGAYTQAGRAIYDLNKQVYRVRELSREPLPMERLRFANQREETATRFLSNNAVQITSVNDTQGTLQLQGNVRDKSKTYNPALTIDRDERIIAAECTCNWYQQNKLYKGPCEHILALRMQHARQSQ comes from the coding sequence ATGGAATTCAACTACGCCTATAAAAATAGTACAGCAATTAGCGATCGCGGCAGCAGCACCCAAATGTCCTTCTCCCCAGACACCAAGCGTCCTCCCACCTACTTCATTGGTGAATTAGGGAAAAATGTAGCCTTTCGAGAAGCCATCAGCGCCCTACATGACGTAGTAGTTTCCGATTTACGCTTCAAACCCAAAGACAGAACTGAGTATAAACAATGGCGTGCCAACCAAGACCAACAAGACTGGCAAATCATAGCCGCACAACGCCAAGACCTCGCCAATAAAATTCAACCCTTACAAGCAGAACTAACTCAATTAAATCAGAACCGATATCAACGATTATCCACCTTTTATAAAGCCAGACAGCAGTACTACAATTACCTCTATCAGAAAGACCATGATGCCTGGTTTGTCCTCGATCCAGTAATTACCGTTCATCCCGATGAAGTCTTCTTTGAATGTTTCAGCCAAGATGAATCCAGTTATGGCCGACTAGGAGCCAGCTACGAAGTCTTTAAAACTATCAGCGAATTCGCCTGCGGTACAACAAACATAGATTACTCCGCCGCCCTATACAACGAATTTCAAAAAATCCGCAGTTACAAGACAACCCAATTTGAAATTGACCCCTCCGGTTTTGAAGTCAAAACCACCCATGAAGCAGCATTTAAAGAAGTCAAAATTGACCTACCAGACAGTTGGGTAAGAGGATTTCTACAAGTCAGTTCCGCCATGGCCTTACCTGCCACCACCTTTGACTTGCAGCCCATGGATATTCACAATATCTGTTTTGTGTTGCGTCGCCACAAAGAAAAAACTGGTCCACGGGGAATGCGTTACCATCTCAAACCAGGAGAACCCGTGCGAATAGTATTTGAGCCTTGGAACATCGAAATAGTCTGTTCGCGATCGCCCTATCAAGGTTCATCAGAACAGGTCATCCGAGTTTGGGGACGCCGCCGCCTCCACATCCTAGAACGTCTTATTCCCATTGCCAACAAATTTACCATTCACCTACTCGGAACCGGCATGCCATCCTTTTATGTAGCTGACCTAGGGGATATGTCCTTTACCCTCGGCTTATCAGGATGGACAGCTAACGATTGGTCTCAAGCTGGGAACTTTGACTTAATGGCACCCCGTGCAGATGTAGACCAGTGGACTCAACAACTCATTTTTGACGCACTCAGAGAAAACTGGGTAGAAAGTCCCCACAGTCTCGCCCAGCGCTTAGACTTAAGCCCTACTGCTGTCCTAGGTGCCTTAGGAGCTTACACCCAAGCCGGACGAGCCATTTACGACTTAAACAAGCAAGTATATCGAGTCCGGGAACTCTCCCGAGAGCCCTTACCCATGGAACGGTTAAGGTTTGCCAATCAGCGAGAAGAAACAGCAACCCGCTTCTTAAGTAACAATGCTGTACAAATAACCTCAGTAAACGACACTCAAGGTACACTCCAGCTACAGGGAAATGTCAGAGATAAAAGCAAAACCTATAATCCCGCTTTGACAATTGATCGTGATGAACGTATAATAGCAGCAGAGTGTACCTGTAATTGGTATCAGCAAAATAAGCTGTACAAAGGTCCTTGTGAACACATTCTGGCGTTGCGGATGCAGCACGCTCGTCAGTCTCAATAA
- a CDS encoding TldD/PmbA family protein, whose protein sequence is MIQALAPITTTDLARNLATLGIDLIRKAGCEYGDIRICTYRNQNLTARDRSLSQLCDDVSSGFGVRVLLKGAWGFAASPYKTPEEVERMVALAVEIAKGSRLSQQTQVRLAPVEAYRDSYITPIEIDPFTIPITEKADLLLRINNQLLSYSDRGIKKAYSFLRFTREDKIFASTVDSLIEQTIYRSYPGMGCTAVANGDAQSRSYERPPLNIGYEHIQPPDLLNQVERVAEEAIEKVHAPKGPSGIRSTLILKPSHLHLTIHESVGHPTELDRVYGYESNFAGTSFATTDKLGKLQYAAPWVNFKCDRTQSGGRSTLGYDDEGVPSQDWYVVKDGILVDYLTDRETAYRLGNASSNGCAYADSWSSVPMVRIPNLGLEPGAEGGSHSATLSEMIAETEEGILIDGRGSFSIDQQRRNFQFGGDAFWKVEKGKVVGMLKDVTYHSMSTDFWNSVDAIGVASEREQCGTHMCGKGEPIQIAQMTHSCVPVRVCNIQIGGA, encoded by the coding sequence ATGATACAAGCCTTAGCACCAATTACGACTACTGACTTGGCGAGAAACTTGGCGACACTAGGGATTGATTTAATTCGTAAAGCTGGGTGTGAGTATGGAGATATCCGTATTTGTACTTACCGTAATCAGAACTTAACCGCACGCGATCGCTCCCTTAGCCAACTCTGTGATGATGTTAGTTCTGGCTTTGGGGTAAGAGTTTTACTAAAGGGCGCTTGGGGCTTTGCGGCAAGTCCCTATAAAACTCCAGAGGAAGTGGAACGAATGGTGGCTTTAGCTGTAGAGATTGCTAAAGGTAGCCGCCTTTCTCAGCAAACACAGGTAAGATTAGCGCCAGTAGAAGCCTATCGCGATAGCTATATTACTCCAATCGAAATTGACCCGTTTACTATACCAATTACTGAGAAAGCCGATTTACTATTGCGTATTAATAATCAATTGCTTAGCTATAGCGATCGCGGAATTAAGAAGGCTTACTCTTTCCTGCGTTTTACTCGTGAAGACAAGATTTTTGCGTCTACTGTTGATTCCCTAATTGAACAAACTATATACCGCAGCTATCCAGGTATGGGTTGTACAGCAGTTGCCAATGGGGATGCTCAAAGCCGTAGCTATGAGCGTCCACCTTTAAATATCGGTTATGAGCATATTCAACCTCCAGACCTTTTGAATCAGGTAGAACGGGTAGCAGAAGAAGCAATAGAGAAGGTTCATGCTCCCAAAGGACCTTCTGGTATTCGCAGCACTCTGATTCTGAAGCCTAGTCATCTCCACCTAACAATTCATGAATCGGTGGGACACCCTACGGAACTGGATCGGGTGTACGGCTATGAGTCGAATTTTGCTGGTACTAGCTTTGCGACTACTGATAAATTGGGCAAGTTGCAATATGCTGCTCCTTGGGTGAATTTTAAATGCGATCGCACTCAATCCGGGGGACGTAGTACTTTAGGTTATGACGATGAGGGGGTACCATCACAAGATTGGTATGTTGTCAAGGATGGCATTTTAGTAGACTACCTCACTGACCGGGAAACCGCTTATCGACTAGGTAATGCCAGTAGTAACGGTTGCGCTTACGCCGATAGTTGGTCAAGTGTACCAATGGTGCGGATTCCTAATTTAGGGTTGGAACCGGGAGCAGAGGGAGGAAGTCACTCTGCCACACTATCAGAAATGATTGCTGAGACTGAGGAGGGCATTTTAATTGATGGTAGAGGTAGTTTTTCCATTGACCAGCAGCGACGTAATTTTCAGTTTGGTGGAGATGCTTTCTGGAAGGTGGAGAAAGGTAAAGTAGTGGGCATGCTGAAGGATGTCACCTATCATTCTATGAGTACTGATTTCTGGAATAGTGTTGATGCCATTGGAGTGGCTTCGGAACGGGAGCAGTGTGGTACCCATATGTGTGGTAAAGGGGAACCGATACAAATTGCTCAAATGACCCATTCTTGTGTGCCGGTGCGGGTGTGCAATATTCAGATTGGCGGAGCCTAA